One window of the Ideonella sp. WA131b genome contains the following:
- a CDS encoding acyl-CoA synthetase, with protein sequence MAAAVPSIRSLQDVHDLEASAALPLDRTPSTYALLQRSAEVSPDATALSFFLTLDEHDRPHRWSYAEWLVRITQAAHLFRRLGIGRHDVVVFVLPNLPETHWTIWGGETAGVVMAINPMLEPATMRHLMATTRPRLVVTLAPMPGQDLWEKVCTALEGVDSITALLAVSPGRYLLNDAQRAALAPSAAVPTSLRGLPVIDFHDALSREDGKALTFELPGLDDVASYFCTGGTTGMPKIAVRTHRTEVANALQLSTALATTLSSPEATVFSGLPLFHVNAQIITGLAIWASGAHVLLGTPLGYRTPGLIARFWELVARHRLVTFSAVPTVYAALLQSPRDKLDTSSLRFGLCGAAPMPRELFQRFTSLTGVNILEGYGLTECGCVSTVNPPDGEARIGSIGLRLPWQEVRIARLGADGAYLRDAEVEEVGALVVRGPNVFKGYLDPRNNEKAWVDRPAEGGRTEPWFDTGDLGRVDADGYFWLSGRTKELIIRAGHNIDPQSIEEALCAHPAVALAAAIGRPDAHAGEVPVAYVQLRPGASATEEALTAFAHSRISERAAVPKAIHILDALPTTAVGKLFKPALVEREILDVVRKEATAAAVTLTALSATQEPRYGWEVHWAASGARASLRDRLAAYTFAQCEHEAATAPPTLPLKANFE encoded by the coding sequence ATGGCCGCCGCTGTCCCATCGATTCGAAGCCTGCAGGACGTGCACGACCTGGAGGCCAGCGCAGCTTTGCCGCTGGATCGCACACCCAGCACCTATGCGCTGCTGCAGCGCAGCGCCGAGGTCAGCCCCGATGCGACCGCGCTGTCGTTCTTTCTGACGCTCGACGAGCACGACCGGCCCCATCGCTGGAGCTATGCCGAGTGGCTGGTCCGCATCACCCAGGCCGCCCATCTGTTCCGCCGGCTGGGCATCGGCCGGCACGACGTGGTGGTGTTCGTGCTGCCCAACCTTCCGGAGACTCATTGGACCATCTGGGGTGGAGAAACGGCGGGCGTGGTGATGGCCATCAACCCGATGCTGGAGCCCGCCACCATGCGGCATCTGATGGCCACCACCCGGCCCCGGCTGGTGGTCACGCTGGCGCCCATGCCGGGGCAGGATTTGTGGGAAAAGGTCTGCACAGCGCTGGAAGGCGTGGACTCGATCACCGCCCTGCTGGCCGTGTCGCCCGGCCGCTATCTGCTGAACGACGCACAGCGTGCCGCGCTGGCCCCGTCAGCCGCGGTGCCGACGTCATTGCGCGGCCTGCCGGTGATTGACTTTCACGACGCGCTGTCGCGCGAGGACGGGAAGGCGCTGACTTTCGAGCTGCCGGGGCTGGACGACGTGGCATCGTATTTCTGCACTGGCGGTACCACCGGCATGCCCAAGATTGCTGTGCGCACACACCGCACCGAAGTGGCCAATGCGCTGCAGCTCTCCACTGCGCTGGCCACGACCCTAAGCAGCCCGGAAGCCACCGTCTTCTCGGGTCTGCCGCTGTTCCATGTGAATGCCCAGATCATCACCGGGCTGGCCATCTGGGCCAGCGGGGCGCACGTGCTGCTGGGCACGCCCCTGGGCTACCGCACCCCCGGGCTGATTGCCCGGTTTTGGGAACTGGTGGCGCGGCACAGGCTGGTGACGTTCTCGGCGGTGCCGACGGTCTACGCCGCCTTGCTGCAGTCGCCGCGCGACAAGCTGGACACGAGCAGCTTGCGTTTCGGCCTGTGCGGCGCCGCGCCGATGCCCCGCGAACTGTTTCAGCGCTTTACCTCACTGACCGGCGTGAACATTCTGGAAGGCTATGGTCTGACTGAGTGTGGCTGCGTGTCCACCGTCAACCCGCCCGACGGCGAGGCCCGCATCGGCTCGATCGGGTTGCGGCTGCCTTGGCAGGAGGTGCGCATCGCCCGCCTGGGCGCTGATGGCGCCTACCTGCGGGACGCCGAGGTGGAAGAGGTGGGTGCCCTGGTGGTGCGCGGGCCCAACGTGTTCAAGGGCTACCTCGACCCCCGCAACAACGAGAAGGCCTGGGTCGACCGCCCCGCGGAGGGCGGGCGCACCGAGCCTTGGTTCGACACCGGCGACCTCGGCCGGGTGGATGCCGACGGCTACTTCTGGCTGTCCGGCCGCACCAAGGAACTGATCATCCGCGCCGGCCACAACATCGACCCGCAGTCGATTGAAGAGGCGCTGTGCGCACACCCGGCCGTGGCCCTGGCCGCCGCCATCGGCCGCCCGGATGCACATGCCGGCGAGGTTCCCGTGGCCTATGTGCAACTCAGGCCGGGTGCTTCAGCCACCGAGGAGGCGCTGACCGCCTTCGCGCATTCGCGGATTTCCGAGCGCGCTGCGGTGCCCAAGGCGATCCACATCCTCGATGCGCTGCCCACGACAGCCGTGGGAAAGCTATTCAAGCCGGCGCTGGTCGAGCGCGAGATTCTCGACGTGGTGCGGAAGGAAGCCACGGCCGCTGCCGTGACCTTGACGGCACTCTCAGCCACCCAGGAACCTCGCTACGGGTGGGAAGTGCACTGGGCCGCCAGCGGCGCCAGGGCATCGCTGCGTGACCGCCTGGCTGCGTACACGTTTGCACAATGCGAGCACGAAGCGGCCACTGCACCGCCAACACTCCCTCTGAAGGCGAACTTCGAATGA